One stretch of Micromonospora echinospora DNA includes these proteins:
- a CDS encoding YbaK/EbsC family protein: MQPHPNVQAVQRALDEAGARDGSGEASLVRLLPDAVHTAAAAAEALGVAVGAIANSLIFDADGAPLLVLTSGAHRVDTAGLAATLGVTRLRRATPEFVKQHTGQVIGGVAPVGHPAPLRTVVDTALTGYDEVWAAGGVPRAVFPTTYAELLRITAGAPAEVA; encoded by the coding sequence ATGCAGCCACACCCGAACGTGCAGGCGGTGCAGCGCGCGCTCGACGAGGCGGGCGCGCGGGACGGATCGGGCGAGGCCAGCCTCGTCCGACTGCTGCCCGACGCGGTGCACACCGCCGCCGCCGCGGCCGAGGCGCTCGGCGTCGCCGTCGGCGCCATCGCCAACTCGCTGATCTTCGACGCGGACGGCGCGCCGCTGCTGGTGCTCACCTCCGGCGCGCACCGGGTGGACACCGCCGGGCTCGCTGCCACGCTGGGCGTGACCCGGCTGCGCCGGGCCACCCCGGAATTCGTCAAGCAGCACACCGGGCAGGTGATCGGCGGCGTCGCCCCGGTCGGCCACCCCGCGCCGCTGCGCACCGTCGTCGACACCGCCCTGACCGGGTACGACGAGGTGTGGGCGGCCGGCGGCGTACCCCGGGCGGTGTTCCCCACCACGTACGCGGAACTGCTGCGGATCACCGCCGGCGCTCCGGCCGAGGTGGCGTGA
- a CDS encoding monooxygenase yields MNPELVTLHVWRVPRRAVPGVLARMATHPARLRRLPGVRFAKLLGTGTGTGFGPGDADLTRWAALVVWDSPADAAGFDASPVARSWARIARAAVRVELRPLTSRGRWSGREPFGAPSGGRVTGPVLALTRARLRTRRAATFWRAIPPVAAELHTAPGLLARFGVGEAPLGWQGTVSVWRDPADLVAFAYRSPEHRAAITRTPTEGWYAEELFARFAVGDVAGDRTVLGWAAEDDPETARGYA; encoded by the coding sequence GTGAACCCCGAACTCGTCACGCTGCACGTGTGGCGTGTGCCCCGACGGGCCGTACCCGGTGTGCTGGCCCGGATGGCCACCCACCCGGCGCGGCTGCGCCGCCTGCCCGGCGTCCGCTTCGCCAAGCTGCTCGGCACCGGGACCGGCACCGGATTCGGCCCCGGCGACGCCGACCTGACCCGGTGGGCCGCGCTCGTGGTCTGGGACTCCCCCGCCGACGCGGCCGGCTTCGACGCCTCCCCGGTCGCCCGGTCCTGGGCCCGGATCGCCCGCGCCGCGGTACGGGTCGAGCTGCGCCCGCTGACCAGCCGCGGCCGGTGGTCCGGCCGGGAGCCGTTCGGCGCGCCGTCGGGCGGACGGGTCACCGGGCCGGTGCTGGCGCTGACCCGGGCCCGGCTGCGGACCCGCCGGGCGGCCACGTTCTGGCGGGCGATCCCCCCGGTCGCCGCCGAGCTGCACACCGCGCCCGGCCTGCTCGCCCGCTTCGGCGTCGGCGAGGCGCCGCTGGGCTGGCAGGGCACGGTGAGCGTGTGGCGCGACCCGGCGGACCTGGTCGCGTTCGCGTACCGTTCCCCCGAGCACCGCGCCGCGATCACCCGCACCCCCACCGAGGGCTGGTACGCGGAGGAACTGTTCGCGCGGTTCGCGGTGGGCGACGTGGCCGGCGACCGCACGGTGCTCGGCTGGGCCGCCGAGGACGACCCGGAAACAGCGAGAGGGTACGCATGA
- a CDS encoding GNAT family N-acetyltransferase, producing MRLVRWTPDDLVRRLDDVVAVYGEAMGYRPDLLEARRGYIATHVRRPGFRAVASLTSEGHLAGFGYGYRGATGQWWHDQVHRALNAQARQRWLTHPFEVVELHVRPPAQGHGLGARQLRALLAVAEGDTTLLSTPEADEEKSRAWRLYRRFGFVDVLRHFHFPGDERPFGVLGRDLPLPPPDES from the coding sequence ATGAGGCTGGTGCGGTGGACGCCGGACGACCTGGTCCGGCGGCTGGACGACGTGGTGGCCGTCTACGGCGAGGCGATGGGCTACCGGCCCGACCTGCTGGAGGCCCGCCGCGGCTACATCGCCACCCACGTACGCCGGCCCGGCTTCCGCGCCGTCGCCAGCCTGACCAGCGAGGGACACCTGGCCGGCTTCGGGTACGGCTACCGGGGCGCCACCGGGCAGTGGTGGCATGACCAGGTGCACCGGGCGCTGAACGCGCAGGCCCGGCAGCGCTGGCTCACCCACCCGTTCGAGGTGGTCGAGCTGCACGTCCGCCCGCCCGCGCAGGGGCACGGCCTGGGCGCCCGCCAGTTGCGCGCGCTGCTCGCCGTGGCCGAGGGCGACACCACGCTGCTGTCCACCCCGGAGGCCGACGAGGAGAAGTCCCGGGCCTGGCGGCTGTACCGCCGGTTCGGTTTCGTCGACGTCCTGCGCCACTTCCACTTCCCCGGCGACGAGCGGCCGTTCGGCGTGCTCGGCCGGGACCTGCCGCTGCCCCCGCCGGACGAGTCATGA
- a CDS encoding carotenoid biosynthesis protein, protein MKARLPWALLAALILAQICYPLTGGATRAGLTVATVVLGWLLSVGHALLTRGARTAAALVAVVTGGGFAVEAIGVATGFPFGTYDYSGELGPKLAGVPLIIPLAWTWMAWPAWLTAVRLVRSRLARIALSAVGLAAWDLFLDPQMVAEGYWTWLDATPALPGLPGIPVSNYLGWLGFAVLLAIALRPLAGPSVDRVDGRDAPMFALYLWTYASSVLAHAVFLRLPASALWGAAGMAVAAVPLAVTLWRARRDRAAEPEPAPRVDAPA, encoded by the coding sequence ATGAAAGCCCGGTTGCCCTGGGCGCTGCTGGCCGCGCTGATCCTCGCCCAGATCTGCTACCCGCTCACCGGCGGCGCGACCCGGGCCGGGCTGACAGTGGCCACCGTGGTGCTCGGCTGGCTGCTCTCGGTCGGCCACGCGCTGCTCACCCGCGGCGCCCGTACCGCCGCCGCGCTCGTCGCGGTCGTCACCGGCGGCGGGTTCGCGGTGGAGGCGATCGGCGTGGCCACCGGCTTCCCGTTCGGCACCTACGACTACTCCGGCGAGCTGGGCCCGAAGCTGGCCGGGGTGCCGCTGATCATCCCGCTCGCCTGGACCTGGATGGCCTGGCCGGCGTGGCTCACCGCGGTCCGGCTCGTCCGCTCCCGCCTCGCCCGGATCGCGCTCTCGGCGGTGGGCCTGGCCGCCTGGGACCTGTTCCTCGACCCGCAGATGGTGGCCGAGGGCTACTGGACCTGGCTCGACGCCACCCCGGCGCTGCCCGGGCTACCCGGCATTCCGGTCAGCAACTACCTGGGCTGGCTGGGCTTCGCGGTGCTGCTGGCGATCGCGCTGCGCCCGCTCGCCGGGCCGTCGGTGGACCGGGTCGACGGCCGGGACGCGCCGATGTTCGCGCTCTACCTCTGGACGTACGCCTCCAGCGTGCTGGCGCACGCGGTGTTCCTGCGGCTGCCGGCGTCGGCGCTGTGGGGCGCGGCCGGGATGGCGGTGGCGGCGGTGCCGCTGGCGGTGACGCTGTGGCGGGCCCGCCGGGACCGGGCCGCCGAGCCGGAGCCGGCGCCGCGCGTCGACGCCCCGGCATGA
- a CDS encoding glycosyltransferase codes for MIAALALAVAVAALTGHTLVNAYAWLRRPTAGPAEVTEPVAVLLPLRDEAERVTPCLRALLAQRGVPDLRIVVLDDGSTDGTADVVRAVADDDPRLTLLTGVAPPPGWLGKPHACWQLATRTAPEPTVLAFVDADVVLTPYAVAAAVTELRAADAALLSPYPRIVVRTAADRLVQPLLQWLWLTFLPLRAMERSRRPSLAAAGGQFLVLDRAGYLRAGGHAAVADKVLEDIELARAVKRAGGRIALADGSRLASCRMYDTWPQLRDGYTKSLWATFGHPTAAAAVLALLVALYVAPPLLALGALLAGAPVVAAVAFLAYLAGVAGRVASARATGGRAWPDALAHPVSVVVLGWLTVRSYHLRKRRRLTWRGRPVT; via the coding sequence ATGATCGCCGCCCTCGCGCTGGCCGTGGCGGTCGCCGCGCTCACCGGGCACACGCTCGTCAACGCGTACGCCTGGCTGCGCCGCCCCACCGCCGGCCCGGCCGAGGTGACCGAGCCGGTGGCGGTGCTGCTGCCGCTGCGCGACGAGGCCGAGCGGGTCACCCCGTGCCTGCGCGCGCTGCTGGCCCAGCGCGGGGTGCCGGACCTGCGGATCGTGGTGCTCGACGACGGATCGACCGACGGCACCGCCGACGTGGTCCGCGCGGTGGCCGATGACGATCCCCGTCTCACGCTGCTCACCGGCGTCGCCCCGCCGCCCGGCTGGCTGGGCAAGCCGCACGCCTGCTGGCAGCTCGCCACCCGTACCGCCCCGGAGCCGACGGTGCTGGCCTTCGTCGACGCGGACGTGGTGCTCACCCCGTACGCGGTGGCGGCGGCCGTGACCGAGTTGCGCGCGGCTGATGCGGCGCTGCTGTCGCCGTACCCCCGGATCGTGGTGCGGACGGCGGCCGACCGGCTGGTGCAGCCGCTGCTGCAGTGGTTGTGGCTGACGTTCCTGCCGCTGCGCGCGATGGAGCGCTCGCGGCGGCCCTCCCTCGCGGCGGCGGGCGGGCAGTTCCTGGTCCTGGACCGGGCCGGCTACCTGCGGGCCGGCGGGCACGCGGCGGTGGCCGACAAGGTGCTGGAGGACATCGAGCTGGCCCGGGCGGTGAAACGGGCCGGCGGGCGGATCGCGCTCGCCGACGGGTCCCGGCTGGCGTCCTGCCGGATGTACGACACCTGGCCGCAGCTGCGCGACGGCTACACCAAGTCGCTGTGGGCGACGTTCGGGCATCCCACCGCCGCGGCGGCCGTGCTGGCGCTGCTGGTCGCGCTCTACGTCGCGCCGCCGCTGCTGGCCCTCGGGGCGCTGCTGGCCGGCGCGCCGGTGGTGGCCGCGGTGGCGTTCCTGGCCTACCTGGCCGGGGTCGCCGGGCGGGTGGCGAGCGCGCGGGCCACCGGCGGGCGGGCGTGGCCCGACGCGCTGGCACACCCCGTGTCGGTCGTGGTCCTCGGTTGGCTGACCGTCCGGTCGTACCATCTGCGGAAGCGACGCCGGCTCACCTGGCGGGGTCGCCCGGTCACCTAG
- a CDS encoding phytoene desaturase family protein, with amino-acid sequence MARIVVIGAGVGGLAAAARLAVTGHEVTVLERAGTVGGKLGRYAHHTPEGVWHFDTGPSLFTLPQVFHDLFEATGAKLDEYLDVVPLDPIVRHVFPGGGPTLDSCADPDEFAARIGAAFGDRSAADWRGLWRRAGRVWAASHRDILRRTVDSPRDLAALAWRLGDLAAIGPGRTLRGLGRRHLSDPRLRMLLDRYATYTGADPRRAPAALVAVPYAELAYGGWYLRGGLGTLADALLSRCLDLGVVVRTDATVTRIDAAGGRVHGVRVAGSAAPVPADVVVANVDALTVYRNLLPDPRRLAALTDRSLAGFVLLLGVRGDSGLAHHNVFFPRDYDAEFDAVFGDPGRGVRARPAPDPTVFVTAADDPAVRPDGHEAWFVLVNAPRHGTAASAVDWRRPGLAEAYADRILDVLAERGADVRDRLVFREIRTPADLDAATGAPGGAIYGTAGGLLRPANRGPVAGLWLVGGSSHPGGGLPMVTLSAEIVAEAVGPAW; translated from the coding sequence ATGGCGCGCATCGTGGTCATCGGCGCCGGCGTGGGCGGGCTCGCCGCCGCCGCCCGGCTCGCGGTCACCGGGCACGAGGTCACCGTCCTCGAACGGGCCGGCACGGTCGGAGGCAAGCTCGGCCGGTACGCCCACCACACCCCGGAGGGGGTGTGGCACTTCGACACCGGGCCGAGCCTGTTCACCCTGCCGCAGGTCTTCCACGACCTGTTCGAGGCGACCGGCGCGAAGCTCGACGAATACCTCGACGTGGTCCCGCTGGACCCGATCGTGCGGCACGTCTTCCCCGGCGGCGGGCCCACGCTCGACTCCTGCGCCGACCCGGACGAGTTCGCCGCCCGGATCGGCGCCGCGTTCGGCGACCGGTCCGCCGCCGACTGGCGCGGGCTGTGGCGGCGCGCCGGCCGGGTGTGGGCGGCCTCGCACCGGGACATCCTGCGCCGTACCGTCGACTCGCCCCGCGACCTGGCCGCGCTGGCCTGGCGGCTGGGCGACCTGGCCGCCATCGGCCCTGGCCGTACGCTGCGCGGGCTGGGCCGCCGCCACCTGTCCGACCCGCGGCTGCGGATGCTGCTGGACCGGTACGCCACGTACACCGGCGCCGACCCGCGCCGCGCCCCGGCCGCGCTCGTCGCCGTCCCCTACGCCGAGCTGGCGTACGGCGGCTGGTACCTGCGCGGCGGGCTGGGCACGCTCGCCGACGCGCTGCTGTCCCGCTGCCTGGACCTCGGCGTGGTGGTACGCACCGACGCCACAGTCACCCGGATCGACGCCGCGGGCGGCCGGGTGCACGGGGTACGCGTGGCCGGGTCCGCCGCGCCGGTGCCGGCCGACGTGGTGGTCGCCAACGTGGACGCGCTCACCGTCTACCGGAACCTGCTGCCCGATCCGCGCCGGCTGGCCGCGCTCACCGACCGCAGCCTGGCCGGGTTCGTGCTGCTGCTGGGCGTACGCGGCGACTCCGGGCTGGCCCACCACAACGTCTTCTTCCCCCGCGACTACGACGCCGAGTTCGACGCCGTCTTCGGCGACCCGGGTCGCGGGGTGCGGGCCCGCCCGGCGCCCGACCCGACCGTGTTCGTCACCGCGGCCGACGACCCGGCGGTCCGCCCCGACGGCCACGAGGCGTGGTTCGTGCTCGTCAACGCGCCCCGGCACGGCACCGCCGCGAGCGCTGTGGACTGGCGGCGGCCCGGCCTGGCCGAGGCGTACGCGGACCGGATCCTCGACGTGCTGGCCGAACGCGGCGCCGATGTGCGCGACCGGCTGGTGTTCCGGGAGATCCGCACCCCGGCCGACCTGGACGCGGCCACCGGCGCGCCGGGCGGGGCGATCTACGGCACCGCGGGCGGGCTGCTGCGCCCGGCCAACCGGGGTCCGGTCGCCGGGCTCTGGCTGGTCGGCGGCTCCAGCCACCCCGGCGGCGGCCTGCCCATGGTGACGCTGTCCGCGGAGATCGTCGCCGAGGCGGTCGGCCCGGCCTGGTGA
- a CDS encoding CDP-alcohol phosphatidyltransferase family protein yields the protein MVGTQLNWDQYATAWARLHGGFDPRTAAPVVRAWLRFAYHVGYVLGRLRVGPTPVTVFGVLLCFCVPLFVERPGDGPFLGALFVLLAAVADSVDGAVAVATGRTTRLGYVYDSVADRLGEVAWLIAFWLLGAPGALVAAAGGLSWLHEYVRARAVSAGMREIGAVTVGERPTRVSVALVGLLVAGLTGLIDADLTAGTITMATTVWVLLAGFGLGQLLSAVRRALVDAG from the coding sequence GTGGTGGGCACACAGCTGAACTGGGACCAGTACGCGACGGCGTGGGCGCGGCTGCACGGCGGCTTCGATCCGCGTACCGCCGCGCCGGTGGTGCGTGCCTGGCTGCGCTTCGCCTACCACGTGGGTTACGTGCTGGGCCGGCTGCGCGTCGGTCCCACCCCGGTGACCGTGTTCGGGGTGCTGCTCTGCTTCTGCGTACCCCTGTTCGTGGAGCGGCCCGGCGACGGACCGTTCCTGGGCGCGTTGTTCGTGCTGCTGGCCGCGGTGGCCGACAGCGTCGACGGCGCGGTGGCGGTCGCGACCGGCCGCACCACCCGCCTGGGCTACGTCTACGACTCGGTCGCCGACCGGCTCGGCGAGGTGGCCTGGCTGATCGCGTTCTGGCTGCTCGGCGCGCCGGGCGCGCTGGTCGCGGCGGCCGGTGGCCTGTCCTGGCTGCACGAGTACGTGCGGGCGCGAGCGGTGTCGGCCGGGATGCGGGAGATCGGCGCGGTGACAGTGGGGGAGCGACCGACCCGGGTCAGCGTCGCGCTGGTCGGGCTGCTGGTCGCCGGGCTCACCGGCCTGATCGACGCCGACCTGACCGCCGGCACCATCACCATGGCCACCACGGTCTGGGTGCTGCTCGCCGGGTTCGGCCTCGGCCAGTTGCTCTCCGCCGTCCGCCGCGCCCTTGTCGACGCCGGCTGA
- the metF gene encoding methylenetetrahydrofolate reductase [NAD(P)H] — protein sequence MALGLPSVLPNPQPAIGELIRDGRPTFSFEFFPPKTQAGEKLLWQAIRELESLRPSFVSITYGAGGSTRDTTVAVTERIATETTLLPMAHLTAVNHSVAELRHVIGRLASVGVRNVLAVRGDPPGDPGGEWIAHPEGVRYAEDLVRLVRDSGDFSVGVAAFPYKHPRSPDVASDTAYFVRKCRAGAEFAVTQMFFDADDYLRLRDRVAAAGCDTPILAGVMPVTQIGTIERSVQLSGAPFPPALAERFERVADDPEAVRRLGVEQASEMCEKLLDEGVPGIHFITLNRSTATREVWQRLRAAARV from the coding sequence GTGGCGCTCGGTCTTCCCTCGGTCCTCCCCAATCCCCAGCCGGCCATCGGGGAGCTGATCCGTGACGGCCGCCCGACGTTCTCCTTCGAGTTCTTCCCGCCGAAGACGCAGGCCGGGGAGAAACTGCTCTGGCAGGCCATCCGGGAGCTGGAGTCGCTGCGCCCCTCGTTCGTCTCGATCACCTACGGCGCGGGCGGCTCGACCCGCGACACCACGGTGGCGGTGACCGAGCGGATCGCCACCGAGACCACGCTGCTGCCGATGGCGCACCTCACCGCCGTGAACCACTCGGTGGCCGAGCTGCGGCACGTGATCGGGCGGCTGGCCTCGGTCGGGGTGCGCAACGTGCTGGCCGTGCGGGGTGACCCGCCGGGCGACCCGGGCGGCGAGTGGATCGCCCACCCCGAAGGCGTCCGGTACGCCGAGGACCTGGTCCGGCTGGTACGGGACAGCGGTGACTTCAGCGTCGGGGTGGCCGCCTTCCCGTACAAGCACCCGCGATCGCCGGACGTGGCCAGCGACACCGCGTACTTCGTCCGCAAGTGCCGGGCGGGCGCGGAGTTCGCCGTCACCCAGATGTTCTTCGACGCCGACGACTACCTGCGGCTGCGCGACCGGGTGGCCGCCGCCGGCTGCGACACGCCGATCCTGGCCGGGGTGATGCCGGTGACCCAGATCGGCACCATCGAACGCTCGGTGCAGCTGTCCGGCGCGCCGTTCCCGCCGGCGCTCGCCGAGCGGTTCGAGCGGGTGGCCGACGACCCCGAGGCGGTGCGCCGCCTCGGCGTCGAGCAGGCGAGCGAGATGTGCGAGAAGCTCCTCGACGAGGGCGTGCCGGGGATCCACTTCATCACGCTCAACCGGTCCACCGCGACCCGCGAGGTGTGGCAGCGGCTGCGCGCGGCCGCACGGGTGTGA
- a CDS encoding helix-turn-helix transcriptional regulator yields the protein MTRRRRPGVRVAIRAVAPEVTMIPSSPPGPRLLGPLLAELRAARGWSQQRLAAELCAASGVPTLTRHEVSRWERQLRLPGDFWSAWLATVLGVPGELLAGAAASSRRLGATPAAVDPAGSRARLALLTLAHRWAADPGGGTLAGPFTGPATAAPSGPATGDGYGPPGADDSAGSGRRHPADGASLATLRRWDDLLGGGDLAGLGARRLRRSVRGYRRAGPAGRRRMLPSLAESAQLAGWLAADAGDLTGGLVAYRLALRAAVAAGEPPLAGHVLGSASHLLADAGDPAGALVLARIGYAASRATASPGLRALLLHRVALAAALGGRCRAAGQALAGADRAGPPEPGREPPWLYWLDAAELAAMTGRTLVALGRPAAAVPLLTPVVTALGRPRRSAVYGGWLARGHLGLGAEPEACAVAGEALLDAVRSGSPRAVGQLTEFRRGLARRPPGPATRGYARLLAAARPYLPSRHRWRPSPPVSCEPRRDGGTTGSGPNR from the coding sequence GTGACGCGCCGGCGCCGGCCGGGCGTCCGCGTCGCCATCCGCGCTGTCGCCCCGGAGGTCACCATGATCCCGTCCTCGCCGCCCGGCCCGCGCCTGCTCGGGCCGCTCCTGGCCGAGCTGCGGGCCGCCCGCGGCTGGAGCCAGCAGCGTCTCGCCGCCGAGCTCTGCGCCGCCTCCGGCGTGCCCACCCTGACCCGGCACGAGGTGTCCCGCTGGGAGCGCCAGCTCCGGCTCCCCGGCGACTTCTGGTCCGCCTGGCTGGCGACGGTCCTGGGCGTGCCGGGCGAGCTGCTCGCCGGGGCCGCCGCCAGCAGCCGCCGGCTCGGCGCGACGCCCGCCGCCGTCGACCCGGCCGGGTCCCGCGCCCGGCTGGCGCTGCTCACCCTGGCGCACCGCTGGGCCGCCGACCCGGGCGGCGGCACGCTGGCCGGCCCGTTCACCGGCCCGGCGACCGCCGCGCCGTCCGGCCCGGCCACCGGCGACGGGTACGGGCCGCCCGGCGCCGACGACAGCGCCGGCTCCGGTCGGCGGCACCCGGCGGACGGGGCGTCGCTGGCCACGCTGCGGCGCTGGGACGACCTGCTCGGCGGCGGCGACCTCGCCGGGCTCGGCGCGCGCCGGCTGCGCCGCTCGGTCCGCGGCTACCGGCGCGCCGGGCCCGCCGGCCGGCGGCGGATGCTGCCGTCGCTGGCCGAGTCGGCGCAGCTCGCCGGGTGGCTGGCCGCCGACGCCGGCGACCTCACCGGCGGCCTGGTCGCCTACCGGCTGGCGCTGCGGGCCGCGGTGGCCGCCGGGGAGCCGCCGCTGGCCGGGCACGTGCTCGGGTCGGCCAGCCACCTGCTGGCCGACGCCGGCGACCCGGCCGGCGCGCTGGTCCTGGCCCGGATCGGGTACGCGGCCAGCCGCGCCACCGCCTCCCCGGGGCTGCGGGCGCTGCTGCTGCACCGGGTCGCGCTCGCCGCCGCGCTCGGCGGGAGGTGCCGCGCCGCCGGTCAGGCGCTGGCCGGGGCCGACCGGGCCGGGCCTCCGGAGCCCGGCCGGGAGCCGCCCTGGCTGTACTGGCTGGACGCGGCCGAGCTGGCCGCGATGACCGGACGCACGCTCGTCGCGCTGGGTCGTCCCGCCGCGGCCGTGCCGCTGCTGACGCCCGTGGTGACCGCGCTGGGCCGCCCGCGCCGCTCAGCGGTGTACGGCGGCTGGCTGGCCCGCGGGCACCTGGGGCTCGGCGCGGAGCCCGAGGCGTGCGCGGTGGCCGGCGAGGCGCTGCTCGACGCGGTCCGCTCCGGTTCGCCCCGGGCCGTCGGCCAGCTCACCGAGTTCCGCCGCGGGCTGGCCCGCCGTCCGCCCGGACCGGCGACCCGGGGGTACGCGCGGCTGCTCGCGGCGGCCCGTCCGTACCTGCCGTCGCGGCACCGATGGCGACCGTCACCGCCGGTGAGCTGCGAGCCACGCCGGGACGGTGGCACGACGGGATCGGGCCCGAACCGCTAG
- a CDS encoding polyprenyl synthetase family protein yields the protein MTHAAPVSPVDRAGLRQRIDKALTEFLAGQRGWLTAVDDGLLPVAEAIEAFVLGGGKRLRPAFGYWGYRGAGGVDSDQVVAALAALEFVQASALIHDDLMDRSDTRRGEPAVHRRFAARHRAAGWGGDADAFGDSAAILLGDLCLVWSDELLHSSGLAPATVARARPVFDEMRTEVTVGQYLDVLTQATADTSLDRAAKVARYKSAKYTVERPMLLGAALAGAPPEVHAAYSAYGLPLGEAFQLRDDVLGVFGDPELTGKPAGDDLREGKRTYLVAAAMETLDQAGREALLAGLGVPDLDAAGVDRLRELITTSGALERAEQHIAALTESALAALTAVDLDTEARQALVDLAIAATRRPA from the coding sequence GTGACCCACGCTGCTCCTGTTTCCCCCGTCGACCGTGCCGGCCTGCGTCAGCGGATCGACAAGGCGCTCACCGAGTTCCTGGCCGGCCAGCGCGGCTGGCTGACCGCCGTCGACGACGGCCTGCTGCCCGTCGCCGAGGCGATCGAGGCGTTCGTGCTGGGCGGCGGCAAGCGGCTGCGCCCGGCCTTCGGCTACTGGGGCTACCGGGGCGCCGGCGGGGTCGACTCCGACCAGGTCGTCGCCGCCCTGGCCGCGCTGGAGTTCGTGCAGGCCAGCGCGCTGATTCACGACGACCTGATGGACCGGTCGGACACCCGGCGGGGCGAGCCGGCGGTGCACCGCAGGTTCGCCGCCCGGCACCGGGCGGCCGGCTGGGGCGGCGACGCGGACGCCTTCGGCGACTCGGCCGCGATCCTGCTGGGCGACCTGTGCCTGGTCTGGTCCGACGAGCTGCTGCACTCCTCCGGCCTGGCGCCGGCGACGGTGGCCCGGGCCCGGCCGGTCTTCGACGAGATGCGCACCGAGGTGACCGTCGGGCAGTACCTGGACGTGCTGACCCAGGCGACCGCGGACACCTCGCTCGACCGGGCCGCCAAGGTGGCCCGGTACAAGTCGGCGAAGTACACGGTCGAACGGCCCATGCTGCTGGGCGCCGCGCTGGCCGGCGCCCCGCCCGAGGTGCACGCCGCCTACTCCGCGTACGGGCTGCCGCTGGGTGAGGCGTTCCAGCTCCGCGACGACGTGCTGGGAGTGTTCGGCGACCCGGAGCTCACCGGCAAGCCGGCCGGTGACGACCTGCGCGAGGGCAAGCGGACGTACCTGGTGGCGGCGGCCATGGAGACGCTCGACCAGGCCGGCCGGGAGGCGTTGCTGGCCGGGCTCGGCGTACCGGACCTGGACGCGGCCGGGGTGGACCGGCTGCGCGAGCTGATCACCACCAGCGGCGCGCTGGAGCGCGCCGAACAGCACATCGCCGCGCTCACCGAGAGCGCGCTTGCCGCGCTCACCGCCGTCGACCTGGACACCGAGGCCCGCCAGGCGCTGGTGGATCTGGCCATAGCCGCCACCCGCCGCCCCGCCTGA
- a CDS encoding Rv2175c family DNA-binding protein, with protein sequence MTDSVPAETGADLAGPADPAGWLTLPDVAERLDLSISKVHQMIRDRELLAVRRDGVRRVPADLVANHTVLKHLPGVLNLLDDAGYDDEEALRWLYREDPSLPGTPAVALGGDLAREVKRRAQAVGF encoded by the coding sequence GTGACCGATTCCGTACCCGCCGAGACCGGCGCCGACCTGGCCGGACCGGCCGACCCGGCCGGCTGGCTGACGCTGCCCGACGTGGCCGAGCGCCTGGACCTGTCGATCAGCAAGGTGCACCAGATGATCCGCGACCGCGAACTGCTCGCGGTGCGCCGTGACGGCGTCCGCCGCGTCCCGGCCGACCTGGTGGCCAACCACACAGTGCTCAAGCACCTGCCCGGCGTGCTCAACCTGCTCGACGACGCCGGGTACGACGACGAGGAGGCGCTGCGCTGGCTCTACCGGGAGGACCCGTCGCTTCCCGGCACCCCGGCCGTCGCGCTCGGCGGCGACCTGGCCCGCGAGGTCAAACGCCGAGCCCAGGCCGTGGGCTTCTAG